CAGTCTGTTTCCAAATGGGAAAATGGGCAGAACTATCCCAGCATTGAAATTATTATTAAACTGAGTGATCTGTTTGGGGTTACGATTGATGAATTATTAAGGAGTGATGAGGAATTGACGGAGAAAGTGATAAAGGACAGCAGGCAATTAGCGTATCCAAGATTGAAAGTATTTTTTGATTGTTTATTTCTGATAGGATCCGCTATGCTAATCATTAAACTAAGCATTTTAGGCCTTAATCATTTTACTGAATTAGAGATCCCTATTCGCGGATCGTTTTTCTGGAATTTCGGTCCTTTATTCTTAATGCTGGGCGGCGCAATTTTCTCTGACACATTGAAAAAGAAATATAAAAATGAGTAACGCAACCCTGCATTCTTGTGCATGGATTGTCGGGCCGCACCCTGCAGCTCCTGATATTCTGTAGATAAGAGGAGGTCATTGAAATGGATTTGCTGCAAAATATGAATCGGGCGATGAGGTATATTGAAGAACATTTAACGGATGAAATCGACTTCAAAGAACTAGCAAAGATTGCGTTTTGCTCAGAATACCATTTTAAACGAATGTTTTCCTTTCTTGCAGGTGTAACGCTTTCGGAGTATATCCGCAGGAGACGGCTGACATTGGCGGCCTTCGATTTGAAGGATAAGAATGCCAGGGTCATTGATGTAGCATTCAAATATGTGTATAGCTCGCCTGATTCGTTTACGAGGGCATTCCAGCAGCTTCATGGCATCACTCCTTCAGAAGCCAGGAGCAATGGCCACGCTCTCAAGGCTTATCCGCCGATGACCTTCCATTTATCTATTAAGGGAGGAAATGAAATGAACTATCGTATAGAAGAAAAAGATGCCTTTCGGATTGTAGGCTTAAAAAAGCGGGTGCCGATTATTTTTAACGGTGTGAATCCGGAGATTGCAGCCATGTGGGAGAGCTTAGATGAAAAAATGATTCTTAGGCTCAAGAGTGTATCGGATACAGAGCCATTTGGCCTGATCAGTGCTTCAGCCAATTTTTCTGAAGGCAGAATGGAAGAAAAGGGTGAACTGGACCATTATATCGGAGCTGCCACTGCAAAGGAATGCCCGGAGGGGATGGCATCTCTTGAGGTTCCGGCCTGTTCATGGGCGGTATTTGAAGCAGTGGGTCCGTTTCCGGAAACGCTTCAGAATGTCTGGGGACGGATTTACTCAGAATGGTTCCCTTCATCATCTTATCAGCAAATAGATGGGCCGGAAATCCTCTGGAATGAAAGCAAAGATACCGCTTCGCCTACATTCCGCAGTGAAATCTGGATTCCGGTTATGAAAGAATAGGGCTCCTTACTATGGAGTCCCGCCTTTTTAAAATGAGTATTAGAATCCTGTCTAGCTTCACTGGGAAAGCATCAGCAGTCTAAACACCGCACGATTCAGCTACTAGGAGGAGCGCCCAGCCCTATGAGGTGTCAGGGGGGCAGGCGCTTCCGCTTTTCTATTCTTTCAGCCTATCCGGCAATCCCTGGATTGAGGACACGACTACATCGAGCTTGGCTTCGATCCGGTTCAGCAGAAAAAGCGTGACCACAATCGGGAAGCCGAGTTCGCTGATCAATGTGACCATCTGTTCCATCATGCATGCTCCTTTCTTTTTTACAAGCTATAAAAAAGGCCGGGTTCCAAAGAATCCGGCCTTATTCCCTTACACTAATTCATAATCTGTTACATTGCGTTCTATTAATCTAGCGCCTTTGGCAGAAACAAGGTCACCGCCATTTCCGTCAAATGCGTTCACTGCAATGATCTGTTCCATCACTGCCTTCACAGCTGCCGGATCAATCGGCTCCTTTGGGCTGTCAACCGATAATTTGGTTTCCTTGCCCAGCTCCGTTTCAAACGTCATTTCAAGTGTCTTCGCCATTCCCTTTCACACCTCCCGAATTGGTTATTTTCAATAAGAATTAGCCTAAAATATCGAAGCTGTCATTTCTGCTCAGCTCAGTCAGCGGATAGCTTGATAATCCAGCGATTGCCTGTCCCACTGTGAAAAGCTGGTCCGCTGTAGCGGATTGCTTCACACTGTTGTAGGTTTTTGATTTGTAGACAGGCTTGCCCTGTCCGTTCAATCCTGTTTCAAAAACCAGGCGAAGCTTTGAATCAATGATGATTGCCTGTGCCATTCCTGCTCACCTCCCTTTCACCTTTATAATCGAAATGAAGGATGTAAAAAGACAGGGTGCGGAAAAAATTTTTTAACAAATCAGAAAGCCTAAAATTTTGATGCCGATAACTGTCTAGCTCCACAAGGAAAGCAACGACAGTCTAATCACCGCATGATTAAAAGCGTCAGCTTTTAGGAGGAGTGGCCTACCCCTTGAGGAGGCCTGGCCCCCAGGATGGAGGTCATGCAGGCGTTGCCACAGGACGTGGCGTTCTTAGTCTGCGTTGGCGCATCCGCTTTTCTTATTAATCTAGCTGAAGTGTGGTCCTAAGTTTTGTGAGGGCGCCTTTTTTCCAGGCTTTTACCGCTGAAGCCGTTACTCCATGCTGTTCGGCGATCTGATTGACTGTCAAATCATAGAGGAAAGCCGATAGAACCCAGATGGTCTGATTTTTGGTGAGGCTGCTGCAGTATGAAAGCAGCTGCTCTTCTTCAAGTGGCTGGTGTATATAGGAAGATTCCGCTGAAGACCAGAATTCTTCACTCCGGGTGACAGTGCTGTTTTTCTGCATCCTGGTTTTTCTCAATTCATCAATCAGTTTCTGTTTAACGATGGTATAGGCGAATGTCAGAAACTTTCCCTGTGTATGATCAAATAGATTCCACGCCTCCCAAAGCCGGATAAGGGCGATTTGAAAATACTCTTCCTGGTTTTTATAAATGCTCAAAGATCGAATAATCTGGTGAATCATCGGTTCATATTGTGCTGCCACTTGCTCAAAGCTCTCCATGCTGGATTCCCTTCAGGAAAGCGCGCTCTCTTGTATTCCCGGGTAGCTCAAACATAGCTTTTTCATCATTTTTTTGCGAATTGGGTAAAAGCCGTAAATTGCCAGTTAAGACCCCTTAACTCGGGAGTTAGGGGGTCTAAGTCCGGACTTAGGGGGTCTAACTTGAAAGTTACGGGCAGTAACGAAGTTTTTTTATTTTTTATAAAAAAATTCCGCGAAAAAATCCTCTTCACGCGCAGAAAAGCCCATTTCGAATAATTCTTCGTAGTACTGCTCTTCAAATTTTCTTGTTAAAATTCCATAGAAATACGCGATAGGACGGGCGATTGTACAGGTTTTCATTTTCCGGATCAGCTGTTTAAAAGCATGGATAGCTGTGTCCAGCACCACGTTCAAATTTTGTTCACAATTGTGCTTGTAAGCGGCTATGGCTGTCATTCTCCAGAACTCTTCAATCTGCATTGCTTCCGGAATAAAGTAACGTGCAAGTTCTACAAATGCTTTTGGAACACGATCACTGGTAAAGGTGTAATCAAGTCCGGTTTTGGAACGATTAGTATTCTTTTGATTTTTATTAGTTTTAGAAAGATTGATAGTTTTATTAGGGTGGTCCATTTTTTCTTTTTTGGTGGTTCACACTTGGGAAAACGATTAAATACATACAAATTGCTGGACTGGGATCCGTTTTTTCTTTCCGTTTCATGAACGGTAAAGAGACCGAGGCTTGCGGCCTTGGCTGTCATTCTTTTAAAAGTGGAGCGGGAAATGCCATTGCCGCAGTATTCCGCATGAATGGCTTTTAAAACGGTCCCGATCTTGGCATTGGAAACACCGGGAACCTTCGCGGCAAAACGAACAAGCCGTTTCAGCCCAACAAGTTCTCCCTTCGAAAACTCATTCTTATGTACAGCAAGCCACATTTCCAGATGGGCATTAAATTCCTGCAGATCTTTAAATTGAGAAAACTGTCCAAATTGGTCCACACTTCCTGATTTAAGATTCATATCTTTGCACCGCCCTTTCATCTCTGATAATCGAAATGAAAGAGTGGAAAAGGCAGGGTGATTGGTAAAAAATGTGACAGAATGGTGAAAACTCTTATACCTGTCTCCCTGCTGGCTGTGGCGGCTGTTCAAGCCATTTTTGCTTTATGGCAATCAGCAGGCCTTTTCCGTAAAAGAGGGACATGTCTTTGGAAATGCTCAGCAGCTTTATGACAATATCGGATCTTAGGCTGGAGGTCAGTGCCTGGCTGATCATGGTGAAGCAGAAGATGCCGAGACAAGTATTTACAAAAAACAGCATGATCTTCTCGGAAAATGGAGGGGTGTCCACGTCAAAAATTTGATAATCTCCCGATGAGGACAGCGGAATATGTTCATTTTCCATAATGTCTCGGAGGGAAGATAACACTTTCTCAATCAAATCCCTTCCTTTGCTGAAATGGTCTTTCATTTCATTGCTTTCAGCAATAGTACTGAAGGTAACAAAGATCATTTTCGAGAATTGGGCTCTGTGAATAATTCTCGATATATTCGCTATTTCAGGAGCATTCAGCGGTCTGGAACCGCCCTTGAACCCATTGAGGTATTTAAGGCTGCGGGCAAAGTCGATCCGATCCTCCATCTTTAATTGCGGATGCTCTTGGTAAATGCCTTTAGATAACATCAAATCAACAATTTCATTCTGTATTTTTAACGTGAATTTAAGAGTAATCTCAAAATAATTCCGAATATCTTTACGGGTGCTTTCTGATAGGGCGCTTGGATATGTGCTCAATGAAAGCTGGGTGATATCATGGCAAAAAAATAAAATGAAATGATCTGAAAATAATTTCTGCCCATTGATCCTTACATCCTTTTCAGTGAAGCCGCGGGGAACGGAGAGATTCTCTTTACTGAAAAAATCCTGGAGCTGCTTAAGGTTTTTCTCGGATTGATGCAGCAGTCTTCCAGCAATCTTTTTAATTTTCCGATCCTCTGCAGTTTGAAAAAAATAAGTAAAAAATTGCAGCTCCATGCTGTTTTTTAAATACGATGACCAAATATTTGAGATTTCAGAAACCGTCAGCTCTTTAGAAAGCACTGTCATCACTCCTTTTAGCCAAATTAATGATATAAAAATACCTTCAAGGTTCCTTTGCTGTCTAAGGTAGCTAACAGAACATTATTAATTTCTGTCTGATAGAAACGTTCTAAATGGGCGATTAGCCATCTTTCATCCTTTTGCATGTTTTGCAGCTCTTTTTTATCCACTTTACCTTCCTTAATAATGGTTATAGGCATATCGAATGGTTCTGCATTTCTTTGCAGGAAAGCAGGTGTAATGGGTTCGTATTTGGGATCTAAAAAGAAGGAAATTCTCCCGCTTGCTTCCCATAGAGCCAGCGCTACCTTTTTTACATCTTCTACTTTTTCTCCCGAAGTTCCTCCAGCAGCACATCAATAGAAATCCTTGCTTTGTTTAAGCCTTTGTATATGATTTCGCCACTCTGCACAATGATGATGGGCTTGCTGTTTACCAGTCTTCTGACTGCTGGCCATTTCAGGATACTGAATAAACTGATAAGGTAAAGGACCACGAGTACAATGGTTGTAACAATTGAACCCTTTAGTCCAAGCTCCTCATCTGATAAGGGATGGGCAATAATGTTGCCTATGACAAAAGCCATTACTAAGTCAAGGAGCCTTAATTGGGAAATAGCACGCTGCCCCAGCACTCTGACGACAATGACTAAGAAGAAATAAGCGATGACAGCCCTGAGTCCCCACTCCATAGCAGAAAGTGAGTGCTGACTCTGTAAAAAATCCATCTATGGCACATCCTTTAATGTAAAAAGTAAGCTTGCATAGTTCAGCTTTATACAAGTGTTTTCCTATCCAGCTGCAAATATTCAAAGGTGAGGAAGGTTTGTAAATTATTAACAGTACATATAAGGTTTGCCTTTTTGAAAAACTAAGCGAAAGGAGGTTATAAAAATGAAAAAACTCTTATTGATGCTTTTTCTATCTCTATCATTCGTAACGTTAACGGGCTGCGGAAACGATGAAAAGCCTGAGGAAGACGAACAGGTTGAAGATGTGGAAGAAGAGGATGAAATTGGTGACGACGAAGTGGATGATGAGTAAGTGTTAGCCTGAAAAAAGGAGTGCCCATCCCGGGCACTCCTGTTCATGTAGAGGATAAACACAAAACAATGATCTTATAAGGTGTAGTCTGGGCAGGGATGCTTTTGGTAGACGGACCATAGATTACAACTAGGTCTCTGTTTGCGGGACTGCCGGTAAAGGCCTGCCCATTTGTCAGCACCATCTGGGTGTACGGAGAAACATTTAATTGCAGCTGGCCATCACTGCTGACTAGCTGGCTATTAAAATAGTCAGTTTTCACATTTTGGTGAGAAGTATGTTTTACGACCACTAGCGCACGGTATTGAGGAGGATATATCAGCGGAATAGGAGCATTGCCGTCATAATACCCGGTAATGATGTCACCTGCTGAAAGCATGGATTGATCTAAAACGTAAGTGGAGGAGGATACAATGAAATTGGCAGTTCCCCCATTCCATTATCAACGGAAATGATTTTATGGCAGCCGTCTCCGTTAAAATCGGAGATCTGCGTAATGGTCCCGGTGAAATAGTGAAAATTGGTCATGTTCTTCCCCGTTCTTATAAAATAAAGCCTCGGATTTAACCAATATATTAAAACAGCCTACTTTACGTTCCTTTGTAAATTTACAAAACATTACTTTTCATCCAATCTTTACATACAATTTACATTCGCTCTGTATAATTTCTTTTATAGGTCATTAGTATGATAATTTGGGGGTTTTGGATAAATGAAGAAACGGCTGAATAACTTTGCGGCAGCCTTCAGCCATAAGCTGAACCTGGGAACAAGATTATTGGCACTGTTCTTTACCCTGCTGCTGCTGTCGATAGCGGCAGTGGGAGTTAGTTCCTATCTTAAAACAAAGGACATGGCAATCAAAACAATTGAGGATAGATTGGCAAGAGAAGCGGAATTAATGGGATACATAGCGGAAAACTTAAAGTTTGTGTATGTCAGTGATGATTCGTACTTTAAGCAGCAGCTCGAGGCCAGTGTCCGTTCTCAGCAGAAAAAGCTGCAGGCAGATGGGATTGACTCTGATTTTTTCTATCTTTCAGATAACAAGCTTACGCCTTTTAAGGTCAGCAGCAAGTCAGATGCCGCTTTTTCAAGGGGTACGATCAATGAGATCAGCACAATGAAAAATGGAGTCATACACATTGAGATGAACGGGACAGATTATACAGCGGCCTTTCAGGAGATGAAGGAAATTAGCGGCGTCTATGTAGTCCTCATCCCGGCAAAAGCGTATATGTCTGATGTGCATGCGATCGGGTATTTTATGATTGCAGCGATTGTGATCAGTTTATCGGCTGCTTCAGCCATTATTAGTCTTTTTGTAAGAAAAATAACGAAGCCTTTGAACTTATTAAGAAACACCATGCGGGAGGTTCGGGAAGGAAACCTGCAAAACACGCTTGAGATTCATACAGAAATTCCCGAAATGGTTTCTCTGCAGAAAAGTTATAACAGCATGATTGAACAAATGAGGAGCCTGCTGCGGGAGCTGACCGGCACAACGAAGGAGCTTGAGAGTACGGGCAATGAGCTGAAAGGATCATCCTTCAGCGCTCTTGAAAGCGGACAGCAGCTGGTATCAGCCATTCACCTCGTGAAAATGGGGGCAGAGCAAACCGCAGCCAGTTCTGAAAATAGTGCGTCCAGTTTTAAAGAAATGAAAGATAAGTTCGAAGACATGTTTTTACATATGCAAAGTGTAAACCGCAGCTCGGAGGTGATGAATGACTCTGCCAGGCGCGGCGGGAACAGCATCAGTGATCTGATCGCTGCCATTCATTCCTTTGGTTCAGAATTTGGAAAATTGACCCTGACAATAAAAGAGGTCAAAGACCATTCCTTAGCGATTACAAATCTTGTCGGAATGGTAAAGGGAATTGCTGAACAAACAAGGCTGTTATCCTTAAATGCTTCCATTGAGGCTGCCCGGGCAGGAGAGGCAGGGAAAGGCTTTGCCGTGGTCGCAGGAGAAGTCCGGAAACTGGCTGAGCAATCTGCAGGTGCCGCAGAAGATATCACTCGGGGAATAAGAAATATGGAGAATATAACACTCAGAGCTTCAGAGGAATTTGACCAGCTCCATACGGAGATAAAAGGCAATCTTGAAATGGCAGGCCAATCCAAAATATCATTGGACGAGCTGATGAAAGAGATTTCGAATGTAAGCGGAAAGCTCCAAACCATGCAAACGGAGCTGAAAGGCCTGGAAAAAACGCTTCCGCAGCTTGAACAGGGAGCTGAACAGTTCTCCTCTGTTTCACAGGAAACATTGGCAAGTGCAGAAGAGATGCTTGCTGCCAGCGTCATTCAAACAGGACAAATGGAGAAAACGGATAAAATTGGGATGAAACTCAACTCTCTGGCAAGGTCATTGTCTGAACTGACAAGCCATTATAGGGCATAGCAATTAGAAAAGCGTAAGGCGAGCTATAAAGGTCGCCGAATCCTCCAAAAGCTGCCCTGGAGGGTTGCGGAGTTAGGCGGTTAACTAATCTATTAAAAAAGTGAACCAGGCATTGGCTGCCTGGTTCACATCTGCTCTGTACGCAATCCGCTGCTTAACAAGAGGTTCATCATTTTTTCATTATTTTAATCCATAAGCCTTGATGATTTCCTGATTTACACGATTGCCTGCATCATCCCATGCACTGGCACGCAGGGAGACAGAGGTTCCCTTCTTATTTGGATGCTTGATTTCGGCGGACCAGCCATTGCCCTTAGAAACTAACTTTGCAGCTTCCCATGTCTTTCCTTCATCAAAAGACACCTCCAGGGCTGCTCCTTTTATTTGGCCGTTTTCCGGAGCATCGGTTATTTGAACAGCTGATAAATCAAGCTTAATCTTTTTACCGGCCGTGGAGTTGCCTGACATGTCAGTGTCCACTTTATAATCAATAGAAATCAGCGGAAGAGCAGCCTGGAATTCTCCTTGCTTCTGTGACCAGAATGTCCACTCCGTATGTGTACGGACTGATGTGTTCCAGCGCTCTGCATCACGGGCAGCATCACTTACGAGTTTGTACTGGGTTTTTTCTTCCGGAAATTCATTAAATAAGTAGAGTGCCTGGCCCTTTCCTTCTTTAACCAGGTTATCCCCTTGATATAGCTTTAATGTCTGATCGCCAGGGTAATTCATGTCAGCTCCCGTATGTCCAGGTCCTGAGTCAGCCCAGGCAGGAACATTTAATATCAAATTATTGCCTGAACGGTATGGAGCCCAGAAACCATCACCAAAACGAGGACGGACGACTGGTGAAAACCATTCTTCATTCAACGTTTGACCCGGTTTGTAATCCACTTTTGGCTGTCTTACTTCCCACTGGGCATCGAGAACACCAGCCTGGTGGTACCATGATGTGCCTTTTTGTGCCGATACCCACTCTGTTCTGACAGACGGAAGTGACAGGGTCTGCAGGAAGCCTACTCCGGCAAAGCTGTGCGCCAGAATATCGTACCTGAACTCAGCACCCGGAGCAGGACGGTCTGATTTATATTCAGAGTTGATTTTAACAAGGTCCTTCGATTTCGGAGAATAGTTTACCTCTTTAGGCACTGCCTGATGATGCATGTCCACCAGGTCATATAAGTAATCCGAGTCAGGTGTACCCTCGACTTTTAAAGTCAATTTTCCAGACTTGGCAGCTGCGATCAGCTCTTTGCCTTCAGTGCTGCTGATGCCAGCAACCGGTAGAGGGCTGTTGGAAAGTGAAAAATCCTCATTTTCTATTCCTACCCATTCACTAAGCTCCTGAGGTCCATCATTAACGGTAATCAATAGTTTTGCTCCTGCTGCTAACGCTGCTGCAGCACGTTCTGATCCTGTTAATTCATCACTGCGCTGCACAATTGCGGCTTTTCCTTTTACATCCAGATTTTCATAATCCTCTGGAGATCCATTTCCGGCATAGACAGCCTTCAAATTATACTTCCCATTCAGGAGAGTGCTGCCTGCCTGCGGGATATCATCCAATTCCTTTCCTTTGTAACCGATTGTCAGCATAGGTTCCGCCAGGCGCCAGCGCGTAGCCTGTGTGAATTCACCAACGTTAACTTTCTCTGTAGGTGCAGCGTACATTTTATCCACCAATACTGGCAAAATGTAAATGTCATTCACGTCGTTTCCATTTATGCTGCGGTAATATTCCATTTTCCGATAATTGGCTTCTGTCTCTTTTGGAACATCAACAGTAATCTCGTTGGCCTTGCGCGCATCCAGCATAACTGTCTGAGGTCCATCCAGGTTAATTTCCGGGTCGCCGACAAGTGCAACACCTGCATGATCTGTATCAGCATCAACGTCCATCATGGACATAACGGAATACGTTCCTTTCGGCAGCCGCAGCTCCTTCGTGCCTTCCACAGACATGAACTGAGGATCGCCAGTTGGTCCCAACAGGTAGAAGTATGCGGAGGCAGCTTCCCCATCCCGATCAACTGCCTTTATGGTAAGGGGATACCTTTCATCTTCTTTAATCATGCCTAAAGACGTATGGACAATCTTTTGGCCTTCTGCTGAAGCACTGATATGACCCTGATAACGGGAGCCAAAATCACCATTATTCGGGTCCAGTGTAACGGTGACCTCGGCAATTCCATTAGCTGGAACAGTCACTTTTTCTGATGAAAGCTTTACCATTCCGGCAGGAGCATCGGTGTCATGGCTATCTTTCATCGATATTGACAGATCCAATGTCACATCCTGTCCGCTATCGTTTGTATACGTAATGGTCTTCTCAGCAGGAACATCATTCTCATGAGGCCAGTCATAGAAGCCAAAGTCGAGGGAACCAGTGGCCCTTATATTACCAAGCACTGCAGCTTCAGCATCAAGACGGCCAGTTCCGCCTTCAAAAGGGCTAATGTCCTCCAGCTTCCTTGTGGTGCTCATCAGAGCTTCTTTAAGCTGTTCTCCGGTCCATTCAGGGTGGCGCTGGGAGAGAAGGGCTGCAGCTCCAGCAACATGAGGTGTTGCCATAGAGGTGCCATCCATGCTCATGTAAGAGCCGCTTCCCTGGTTCGTATATTGAGAACGTGCAGCCATGATTCCTACTCCAGGAGCAGTGAGATCAGGCTTTAATCCTGAGCTTCCAAAGCTAGGCCCTTTAGACGAGAACCAGGCAAGATTGTCGGACTTGTCTACGGCGCCAACAGTAAGAGCATCGTCAGCAGCTCCTGGTGATCCGATTCCTTCACTGCCAGTGTTCCCGGCAGCAATAACAAACAGGGAACCTGTTTCTTTACTAAGATTGTTTACAGCTTGAGCCATTGGATCCGTTCCATCGCTTGGTTCAGAACTGCCCAGGCTCATATTAACGATTTTGGCATTTTCAGCAGCCCATTCCATTCCATCAATAATCCATGAATCCTGGCCAAAGCCTTCATTACTCAGGACTTTTCCTACAAGAAGACGTGAGCCTGGAGCCACACCCTGATACCGTCCTTCGGAGGCTTCCCCGGTCCCAAGCACTGTGGAAGCCACGTGTGTCCCATGTGCATGCATATCGGTTACTTCTTCTCCTGGAACGAAGCTCACTGCCTCATCCAATTGGCCTGCAATGTCCGGATGCTCTGGATCAATTCCGGTATCAAGAACAGCCACCTTTACGCCTGTTCCATCATAGCCGGATTCCCAAGCTGAAGGGGCTCCAATCTGAGGGACACTTTGTTCAAGAGAAGCTTCGACACGGCCATCCAGCCAGATTTTTTCAATCCCTGGAGCCAGTGCGGCTTTAGATTTCTTGGGGGTTTTGTTTGCTTTAGTAATTTCTTTCCAGAATCCCTTTGTTTCTTTCTTATCAGCTGTGACTGCTACACTATCTATGCTTTCAAGTACATGGGTTTTCTTTGAGCCTTTTGGGATTGGATGAGCAACAGCTGAACGGCCTTTGGATTCGGAATATTGAATGATGACCGGCAATTCCTTTTGATTCTCATCATCATAGCCGTCTTTAATTAAAGCCGTAATATTGAACAAATCCTGGTCCAAAAATCCGGAAGCCAGATATGGCATAGCCTGATCAGGAATGACATACGTTTCTTTGTTGGCTGTCAAAATACGTGCTCCACTTGCGGAGGGATCCGCTGGTTCAACATGAATGATATTCTTTCCATCTTCAAATTCGGTTACGGTTACGACATCACCCGTGATAAGGGTGATGTCATGCTTGCCTTTACTGGCTTTTGCATTCATCCCTTGCAGATCAGTTATTGCCGCTTTGCCATCTGCGCCTTTTAGAATGCCTTTCCCTGAATCATCAGCCGCAGCCTGCAGGGGCGGAACAGCCAGCATAGCAGCAGCCATGGCAGCTGTTAATTGCTTTTTAAACCTGAAATCTCCCATTCGTGCCCATTCTCCTCTTCAAAAGTATAGTGGTTCACCCTTAAAGCAGCTGGGAAAGCACCCCTATTAAACTGCTTTAAATAATCAAACAACAACCTCTTACAACTTGATTCATAGTTCATAAGGTTCTATTGAAAAGTATAAGGAAGAAAGAACATTCTGTTAATTGGGGAAATTAAAAGGCAATTTAAGTGTTAATTCTGGGCTAAAAGAATTAGATTTTGATAAATTGATGGTTGATTGGGAGTGTCTGTAGGTA
This window of the Cytobacillus pseudoceanisediminis genome carries:
- a CDS encoding S8 family serine peptidase: MGDFRFKKQLTAAMAAAMLAVPPLQAAADDSGKGILKGADGKAAITDLQGMNAKASKGKHDITLITGDVVTVTEFEDGKNIIHVEPADPSASGARILTANKETYVIPDQAMPYLASGFLDQDLFNITALIKDGYDDENQKELPVIIQYSESKGRSAVAHPIPKGSKKTHVLESIDSVAVTADKKETKGFWKEITKANKTPKKSKAALAPGIEKIWLDGRVEASLEQSVPQIGAPSAWESGYDGTGVKVAVLDTGIDPEHPDIAGQLDEAVSFVPGEEVTDMHAHGTHVASTVLGTGEASEGRYQGVAPGSRLLVGKVLSNEGFGQDSWIIDGMEWAAENAKIVNMSLGSSEPSDGTDPMAQAVNNLSKETGSLFVIAAGNTGSEGIGSPGAADDALTVGAVDKSDNLAWFSSKGPSFGSSGLKPDLTAPGVGIMAARSQYTNQGSGSYMSMDGTSMATPHVAGAAALLSQRHPEWTGEQLKEALMSTTRKLEDISPFEGGTGRLDAEAAVLGNIRATGSLDFGFYDWPHENDVPAEKTITYTNDSGQDVTLDLSISMKDSHDTDAPAGMVKLSSEKVTVPANGIAEVTVTLDPNNGDFGSRYQGHISASAEGQKIVHTSLGMIKEDERYPLTIKAVDRDGEAASAYFYLLGPTGDPQFMSVEGTKELRLPKGTYSVMSMMDVDADTDHAGVALVGDPEINLDGPQTVMLDARKANEITVDVPKETEANYRKMEYYRSINGNDVNDIYILPVLVDKMYAAPTEKVNVGEFTQATRWRLAEPMLTIGYKGKELDDIPQAGSTLLNGKYNLKAVYAGNGSPEDYENLDVKGKAAIVQRSDELTGSERAAAALAAGAKLLITVNDGPQELSEWVGIENEDFSLSNSPLPVAGISSTEGKELIAAAKSGKLTLKVEGTPDSDYLYDLVDMHHQAVPKEVNYSPKSKDLVKINSEYKSDRPAPGAEFRYDILAHSFAGVGFLQTLSLPSVRTEWVSAQKGTSWYHQAGVLDAQWEVRQPKVDYKPGQTLNEEWFSPVVRPRFGDGFWAPYRSGNNLILNVPAWADSGPGHTGADMNYPGDQTLKLYQGDNLVKEGKGQALYLFNEFPEEKTQYKLVSDAARDAERWNTSVRTHTEWTFWSQKQGEFQAALPLISIDYKVDTDMSGNSTAGKKIKLDLSAVQITDAPENGQIKGAALEVSFDEGKTWEAAKLVSKGNGWSAEIKHPNKKGTSVSLRASAWDDAGNRVNQEIIKAYGLK